A genomic stretch from Desulfolutivibrio sulfodismutans DSM 3696 includes:
- a CDS encoding ABC transporter permease: MMRLAGRLLPLFLLAAWEALCRTGVIDSRFVPAPSAILACLAAPGTAGDMLGQMGLTLRRTLLGFALGGAAGLCLGLACGALRRLDETLSPLIELLRPVPSVAVIPVAILFLGLGDALNVAVTAFACSWPVFVAGRDAVRAVEPLRLDTARLCGLTRGRRFLAVILPASLPGAVTGLRTALGIAVAVAVGSEMAASSDGLGHLAMAASFSRQQALAFAAVLAMGLVGGACAFGFSSLLRLAGRFWPGLFRVQTRLGEKP; this comes from the coding sequence ATGATGCGACTTGCCGGGCGTCTTTTGCCCCTTTTCCTGCTTGCGGCCTGGGAGGCGCTGTGCCGTACGGGCGTCATCGACTCCCGTTTCGTGCCTGCCCCAAGCGCCATCCTGGCCTGTCTGGCGGCGCCGGGCACAGCCGGGGACATGCTGGGGCAGATGGGTCTGACCCTGCGCCGGACCCTCCTCGGCTTTGCGCTGGGCGGTGCGGCGGGGCTGTGTCTCGGCCTGGCTTGCGGGGCCTTGCGGCGGCTTGACGAGACGCTTTCCCCGCTGATCGAACTCCTGCGCCCGGTGCCGTCCGTGGCCGTGATCCCGGTGGCCATCCTTTTTTTGGGGCTTGGCGACGCCCTCAACGTGGCCGTGACCGCATTCGCCTGCTCCTGGCCGGTCTTCGTGGCCGGACGCGATGCGGTGCGCGCCGTGGAGCCCCTGCGTCTCGACACGGCCAGGCTCTGCGGCCTGACCCGGGGCCGCCGGTTCCTGGCGGTGATCCTGCCCGCCAGCCTGCCCGGCGCCGTCACGGGCCTGCGCACGGCCCTTGGCATCGCCGTGGCCGTGGCCGTGGGCAGCGAGATGGCGGCCTCGTCCGACGGCCTGGGGCATCTGGCCATGGCCGCCTCGTTCTCCCGTCAGCAGGCCTTGGCCTTTGCGGCGGTTCTGGCCATGGGGCTTGTGGGCGGGGCCTGCGCCTTTGGTTTTTCGTCGCTTCTGCGACTGGCCGGGAGGTTTTGGCCCGGGCTTTTCAGGGTGCAAACCCGCCTGGGTGAGAAACCGTGA
- a CDS encoding ABC transporter permease, translating to MIRLRPLFGLAFAAILWEAVSLAAATPSLPGPGAVAAAFPGLVLGGTLPRALWLTLGHTALGLGTAMALGLPLGLLMGRSRAARAFLTPTMELLRPLPPSALIPPAMLLAGFGPGLYAAVVGFAACFPLLLAAMDAGRAVPTPLVDTARSLGAGRLRTITRVVVPACLPGVSTGLRMALPVALIVTVLAEMVGGDGAGRLLLRLQRTWRIPEMYACVMGLGLTGWALAAALASLESRMIFWSPTHRRPSHHP from the coding sequence GTGATCCGCCTTCGTCCTCTTTTCGGGCTTGCCTTCGCGGCCATACTCTGGGAGGCGGTTTCGCTTGCCGCCGCAACGCCTTCCCTGCCAGGGCCGGGCGCGGTGGCGGCGGCCTTTCCGGGGCTTGTCCTTGGCGGCACGCTGCCGCGCGCCCTGTGGCTGACCCTCGGGCACACAGCCCTGGGTCTTGGCACGGCCATGGCGCTTGGTCTGCCGCTCGGGCTTCTTATGGGACGATCCCGGGCAGCCCGGGCGTTTTTGACCCCGACCATGGAGCTTTTGCGCCCGCTGCCGCCGTCAGCCCTCATCCCGCCCGCCATGCTCCTTGCGGGATTCGGCCCGGGACTGTACGCGGCCGTGGTCGGCTTTGCGGCCTGCTTCCCGCTCCTTTTGGCCGCCATGGACGCGGGCCGCGCGGTGCCGACGCCTCTTGTGGACACGGCCCGCTCCCTGGGTGCGGGCAGACTGCGCACCATCACCCGTGTTGTCGTGCCGGCCTGTCTGCCGGGGGTTTCCACGGGGTTGCGCATGGCCCTGCCCGTGGCGCTCATCGTGACCGTTTTGGCCGAGATGGTCGGCGGCGATGGCGCGGGCAGGCTTCTTTTACGTCTGCAACGCACTTGGCGCATCCCCGAGATGTACGCCTGCGTCATGGGCCTTGGGCTGACCGGATGGGCCCTGGCCGCCGCCCTGGCCTCCCTTGAAAGCCGCATGATCTTCTGGTCGCCGACCCACCGCCGCCCCAGCCATCATCCATAA
- a CDS encoding ABC transporter substrate-binding protein gives MSLPRRTLSVLLAMLFLCALPSAPGATQPLRIGYIPIADCLQLYVAMEQGFFTAEGLEVQARPMQGGPVLSLAVEAGELDLGWSNMVSLFQAHARGFSFVLVAPGALEDDGEHLTHSLLVPGGSPLQAIGDLAGRTVAVNALGNVNDLSLTVLLAAAGQDPQSVRMVEVPFPDMEAALASGSVDAALVAEPFLSSAVSHGARCLVAAPHAVFGREFMIAGWFATSGWTAANPGQAAAFCRAVDKASAYITGHSQDIPGVLARHTRLTPDMAAHIALPAFSAGLDQAAMQRTIDLTATHGFIPRAFPTRDILAPGFEWPQR, from the coding sequence ATGTCCCTGCCTCGCCGCACCTTGTCCGTCCTGCTCGCCATGCTTTTTCTGTGCGCCCTGCCCTCCGCCCCCGGCGCAACGCAGCCGCTGCGCATCGGCTACATCCCCATTGCCGATTGCCTGCAACTCTATGTGGCCATGGAACAGGGGTTTTTCACTGCGGAAGGCCTTGAGGTCCAGGCCCGGCCCATGCAGGGCGGTCCTGTGCTGAGCCTGGCCGTGGAGGCCGGGGAGCTCGATCTGGGCTGGTCCAACATGGTCTCCCTGTTCCAGGCCCATGCCCGGGGGTTTTCCTTCGTGCTGGTGGCCCCGGGAGCGCTGGAGGACGACGGGGAGCATCTGACGCACAGTCTGCTTGTGCCTGGCGGCTCCCCCTTGCAGGCCATCGGTGATCTGGCGGGCCGGACCGTGGCCGTGAATGCCCTGGGCAACGTCAACGACCTGTCTTTGACCGTGCTTCTCGCCGCCGCCGGGCAGGACCCGCAGTCCGTGCGCATGGTGGAGGTTCCCTTCCCGGACATGGAGGCGGCGCTGGCCTCCGGGTCGGTGGATGCGGCGCTTGTGGCCGAACCCTTCCTCTCGTCCGCTGTGTCGCACGGGGCGCGGTGTCTTGTGGCGGCCCCCCACGCGGTCTTCGGCCGGGAGTTCATGATCGCCGGATGGTTCGCCACCTCGGGCTGGACGGCCGCCAATCCCGGGCAGGCGGCGGCCTTTTGTCGGGCCGTGGACAAGGCCTCGGCCTACATCACCGGCCATTCGCAGGACATACCCGGCGTCCTGGCCCGCCATACGCGCCTGACGCCGGATATGGCGGCGCACATCGCCCTGCCCGCCTTCTCCGCCGGGCTTGACCAGGCCGCCATGCAGCGGACCATCGACCTGACCGCCACCCATGGCTTCATCCCCAGGGCGTTTCCGACCCGGGACATCCTGGCCCCAGGATTCGAATGGCCGCAGAGGTGA
- a CDS encoding glycogen/starch/alpha-glucan phosphorylase, whose translation MPKGPGNKSCHNVRTDCTAPGLRQAVLDNLYYVSGNTPVTASAQDWYDAVAYCVRDRMLKAWNEGIERITKALDLRAVAYLSAEFLIGPQLGSNVLALGIAEPLREALATLGQDLDAIVDGEHEPGLGNGGLGRLAACYMDSMATLGVPAIGYGIHYEFGMFTQTIRDGWQVEMADKWLRQGFPWEIVQHEFAVEVGLGGSTETFLDAGGRLRVRWNPEKRILAVPHDIPVIGYGGTFCNVLRLWSAEAVDAFDFGSFSSGDYGKAVEEKILSETISKVLYPNDEPYQGKVLRLGQQYFFVSASLRDMLRVQQMLGKPLDTFHTTFAIQLNDTHPAVAVAELMRLLVDGHGMEWERAWAVTTKCFSYTNHTLLPEALEKWPVELFGGLLPRHLEIIYEINRRFLEEVRAAYPGDEGLAARLSLIDEASPRSVRMAHLAVVGSHAVNGVAALHTELLKTHVMQDFAALTPQKFCNVTNGVTPRRFLALCNPRLAACITSRIGPAWINRFEEEIGKLEAFADDPGFQAQWRGIKRENKAALSALAEKHLGVALNPDAVFDVQVKRVHEYKRQHLNILRVIALYSAIKRDPGAEFSPLAVLFGGKAAPGYFMAKRVIKLIHNVAQVINGDPDVGGRLTVAYIPNFNVRVGQVVYPAADISQQISLAGKEASGTGNMKFGINGAVTMGTLDGANVEMRQCVGEENFFLFGLTAPEVVEVKRNGYDPRAYAATDPVLGQALDMIASGAFSAGDREIFRPIVDNLLYQDEYMVLADFASYMHCQALVMEACRDTARFTRMSILNVARLGKFSSDRSIRDYCRDIWNITPELG comes from the coding sequence ATGCCCAAAGGCCCCGGAAACAAGTCCTGCCACAATGTCCGGACGGATTGTACGGCGCCCGGACTGCGCCAGGCCGTGCTCGACAACCTGTACTACGTCAGCGGGAACACCCCGGTCACGGCCAGCGCCCAAGACTGGTACGACGCCGTGGCCTACTGCGTGCGCGACCGCATGCTCAAGGCCTGGAACGAGGGCATTGAGAGGATCACGAAAGCGCTCGATCTGCGGGCCGTGGCCTATCTGTCGGCCGAGTTCCTCATCGGCCCGCAGCTTGGGTCCAACGTCCTGGCCCTGGGCATCGCCGAGCCCCTGCGCGAGGCCCTGGCCACGTTGGGGCAGGATCTGGACGCCATCGTGGACGGCGAGCACGAGCCGGGCCTGGGCAACGGCGGCCTGGGGCGGCTGGCGGCCTGCTACATGGATTCCATGGCCACCCTGGGCGTCCCGGCCATCGGCTACGGCATCCATTACGAGTTCGGCATGTTCACCCAGACCATTCGGGACGGCTGGCAGGTGGAGATGGCGGACAAGTGGCTGCGCCAGGGCTTTCCCTGGGAGATCGTGCAGCACGAATTCGCCGTTGAGGTGGGACTGGGAGGGAGCACCGAGACCTTCCTCGACGCCGGGGGGCGGCTTCGGGTGCGCTGGAACCCGGAAAAACGGATTTTGGCCGTGCCCCACGACATTCCCGTCATCGGCTACGGCGGGACGTTTTGCAACGTGCTTCGGCTGTGGAGCGCCGAGGCGGTGGATGCGTTCGACTTCGGTTCGTTCAGCTCCGGCGATTACGGCAAGGCCGTGGAGGAGAAGATCCTCTCCGAGACCATCTCCAAGGTTTTATATCCCAACGACGAACCCTACCAGGGCAAGGTGCTGCGCCTTGGACAGCAGTACTTTTTCGTGTCCGCATCGCTGAGGGACATGCTGCGGGTGCAGCAGATGCTGGGCAAGCCCCTGGACACCTTCCATACGACCTTCGCCATCCAGCTCAACGACACCCATCCGGCCGTGGCCGTGGCCGAACTCATGCGTCTTTTGGTGGACGGGCACGGCATGGAGTGGGAGAGGGCCTGGGCCGTCACCACGAAGTGCTTCTCCTACACCAACCACACGCTTTTGCCCGAGGCCCTGGAGAAATGGCCCGTGGAGCTTTTCGGCGGCCTCCTGCCCCGGCACCTGGAGATCATTTACGAGATCAACCGCCGGTTTCTGGAGGAGGTGCGCGCCGCGTATCCCGGCGACGAGGGCCTGGCGGCCCGGCTGTCGCTTATCGACGAGGCCTCGCCGCGCAGCGTGCGCATGGCCCATCTGGCGGTGGTGGGCAGCCATGCCGTCAACGGCGTGGCCGCGCTGCACACGGAGTTGCTCAAAACGCACGTCATGCAGGATTTTGCCGCCCTGACGCCGCAGAAGTTTTGCAACGTGACCAACGGCGTGACCCCCAGGCGCTTTCTGGCCCTGTGCAATCCGAGGCTGGCCGCGTGCATCACCTCGCGCATAGGCCCGGCCTGGATCAACCGGTTCGAGGAGGAGATAGGCAAGCTTGAGGCCTTTGCCGACGACCCCGGGTTCCAGGCCCAGTGGCGGGGGATCAAGCGGGAAAACAAGGCGGCCCTTTCGGCCCTGGCCGAAAAGCACCTGGGCGTGGCGCTGAACCCTGACGCCGTCTTCGACGTCCAGGTCAAACGCGTCCATGAATACAAGCGCCAGCACCTGAATATCCTGCGGGTGATCGCCCTGTATAGCGCCATAAAGCGCGATCCCGGGGCGGAGTTCTCCCCCCTGGCGGTGCTGTTTGGGGGCAAGGCCGCGCCGGGCTATTTCATGGCCAAGCGGGTCATCAAGCTCATCCACAACGTGGCCCAGGTGATAAACGGCGACCCGGACGTGGGGGGGCGGCTCACCGTGGCCTACATCCCCAATTTCAACGTGCGAGTGGGACAGGTGGTCTATCCGGCGGCCGACATTTCGCAGCAGATCTCCCTGGCCGGGAAAGAGGCCTCAGGGACCGGCAACATGAAGTTCGGCATCAACGGGGCCGTGACCATGGGCACGCTCGACGGGGCCAATGTGGAGATGCGCCAGTGCGTGGGCGAGGAGAACTTCTTCCTGTTCGGGCTAACCGCCCCGGAGGTGGTCGAGGTCAAACGCAACGGCTACGATCCCCGGGCCTATGCCGCCACCGACCCCGTGCTCGGCCAGGCCCTGGACATGATCGCCTCGGGGGCTTTCTCTGCGGGGGACCGGGAGATCTTCCGGCCCATCGTGGACAATCTCCTGTATCAGGACGAATACATGGTGCTGGCCGATTTCGCCTCCTACATGCACTGCCAGGCGCTGGTCATGGAGGCCTGCCGGGACACGGCCCGCTTCACCCGGATGTCGATCCTGAACGTGGCCCGGCTTGGAAAATTCTCCTCGGACAGGTCCATCCGGGATTATTGCCGGGATATCTGGAACATCACGCCGGAGTTGGGGTAG
- a CDS encoding DUF3313 domain-containing protein: MTISRRCGYLVCLTLVFALAAGCKSMKAKPSEGAGFVPMSQMSSREDLPFQKVWVKSGVDWKAYNKLYIAKVNTAYLMNSSWWQQSVRSADMQKDVSQVAAYMREAFQKAFAADPQNRFKIVDAPTPDSLTLELAMTELVPSHVVMEALSLVAPYGSGVAVQAAAKESDAKCTVAFEAKILASADKQVLAMAADREQGKFAPINLNALTWYGEAHVIIDEWAGQFVQIANRRPGEAVKDSSPFTLSPW; the protein is encoded by the coding sequence ATGACCATTTCGCGGCGGTGTGGATATCTTGTTTGTTTGACGCTGGTGTTTGCCTTGGCGGCGGGCTGCAAATCCATGAAGGCCAAACCGTCGGAAGGGGCGGGGTTTGTGCCCATGAGCCAGATGTCGAGCCGCGAGGATCTGCCGTTCCAGAAGGTCTGGGTCAAATCCGGAGTGGACTGGAAGGCATATAATAAACTCTACATCGCCAAGGTGAATACGGCCTATCTGATGAATTCGAGCTGGTGGCAGCAGTCCGTGCGGAGCGCGGACATGCAAAAAGACGTCAGCCAGGTGGCCGCATACATGCGCGAGGCGTTCCAGAAGGCCTTCGCGGCCGACCCCCAAAATCGCTTCAAGATCGTGGACGCCCCGACGCCCGACTCCCTGACCCTGGAACTGGCCATGACCGAGCTTGTGCCAAGCCATGTGGTCATGGAGGCCCTGTCCCTGGTCGCGCCCTACGGGTCCGGGGTGGCGGTGCAGGCTGCGGCCAAGGAGTCGGACGCCAAGTGTACGGTGGCCTTCGAGGCCAAGATCCTCGCCAGCGCCGACAAGCAGGTGTTGGCCATGGCCGCTGACCGCGAGCAGGGCAAGTTTGCGCCCATCAACCTCAACGCCCTGACCTGGTACGGCGAGGCCCACGTCATCATCGACGAATGGGCCGGGCAGTTCGTACAGATCGCCAACCGGCGTCCGGGGGAGGCGGTCAAGGACTCCAGCCCCTTTACGCTGTCGCCTTGGTAG
- a CDS encoding efflux RND transporter permease subunit: protein MVNFFIERPIFASVLSIIITLIGAISIFTLPVAQYPDRMSPPMVQVQANYTGAGAAVVEETVAAPIEQEVNGAQDMIYMNSVSSNDGLMTLNISFDISRDLELATVDVQNRVQLAQPKLPDDVRRSGITVKKQTPDMVVTVNLLSPDASRDSLFLENYARINIVDALARIPGVGNVFLVADLTYGMRVWLDPDKLANLGLTASDVAAALREQNIQAPAGQLGQPPTPENTPFQMTVQVKGRLTDPAEFADIILRAESGGNIVRIKDVGRVELGAQSYKAFTRLNGQPTSTIIIYQLPGANAIELVKQVRATMAEVSKIFPTGMEYRIPYDTTKFVEASIEEVIHTLFEAILLVLVVVFVFLQNWRATVIPMIAVPVSLVGTFAFFNVFGFSINTTTLFALVLAIGIVVDDAIVVVEAVQHKIDHDKLSPKEAAKAAMAEVAGPVAAISIVLMSVFLPASFMGGTTGRLYQQFALTVAISVALSAINALTLSPALCALMLRPAGTGTGGPLGWFFRGFNRVFDVVTRGYGGLVRRAIRLAFLTLAVLGAVYAGTAGILKVLPTGFVPDEDMGYFFVNVGLPEAASLGRNDAATAKVEAVLMNTPGVADVLTLGGFNVLIGGYSSYTTMIIPILTPWEERTTPDLSVSAIMARLQREFAAIPEARINVIDAPTIPGMGTTGGYTFELQSRGGGDLAGLDAASRGFRETAMQDAAVGGLFTDFSIGVPQLFFDVDRAKVKTQGVPLESVFESMQTYLGGLYVNDFNKFGRTYRVMLQAEPRFRAKPEDIGRFFVRNAHGDMLPLSTLGSVSEIKGPEYIRRYNLYRTVEFSAATAPGQSSGQLMTALEDAAGKLPQGFGYEWTGIAFQEKKAGAQSAVVFGLALVLVFLVLSAQYESWSIPFAVILSIPCAVLGAMGFQMLRGFDNNVYAQIGLVVLIGLAAKNAILIVEFAKMRREQGLGLADAAIEASTLRLRPILMTSFAFILGVVPLALATGAGGAARSTMGTAVMGGMIVATVLGLVIVPVLYTTIQGISDRLGGKGKKTP from the coding sequence ATGGTCAATTTCTTCATCGAACGCCCCATTTTCGCCTCGGTCCTGTCCATCATCATCACCCTGATCGGGGCCATCTCCATCTTCACCCTGCCCGTGGCCCAGTATCCCGACCGCATGTCGCCGCCCATGGTTCAGGTCCAGGCCAACTACACCGGGGCCGGGGCCGCCGTGGTGGAGGAGACCGTGGCCGCGCCCATCGAGCAGGAGGTCAACGGGGCCCAGGACATGATCTACATGAACTCCGTCAGCTCCAACGACGGGCTCATGACCTTAAACATCTCCTTCGACATCAGCCGCGACCTGGAACTGGCCACCGTGGACGTGCAGAACCGGGTGCAGCTGGCCCAGCCCAAGCTCCCCGACGATGTGCGCCGCTCGGGCATCACCGTGAAAAAGCAGACCCCGGACATGGTGGTGACCGTCAACCTCCTGTCGCCCGACGCCAGCCGCGATTCGCTTTTTCTGGAGAACTACGCCCGCATCAACATCGTGGACGCCCTGGCCCGCATCCCCGGCGTGGGCAACGTCTTTTTGGTGGCGGATCTGACCTACGGCATGCGGGTCTGGCTCGACCCGGACAAGCTGGCCAACCTTGGCCTGACGGCCTCGGATGTGGCCGCCGCCCTGCGGGAGCAGAACATCCAGGCCCCGGCCGGACAGCTCGGCCAGCCGCCCACCCCGGAGAACACGCCCTTTCAGATGACCGTCCAGGTCAAGGGCCGCCTGACCGACCCGGCGGAATTCGCGGACATCATCCTGCGCGCCGAGTCTGGCGGCAACATCGTGCGCATCAAGGACGTGGGCCGGGTGGAGCTGGGGGCCCAGAGCTACAAGGCCTTCACCCGCTTAAACGGCCAGCCCACCTCTACCATCATCATCTACCAGTTGCCCGGGGCCAACGCCATCGAGCTGGTCAAACAGGTGCGGGCCACCATGGCCGAGGTCTCGAAGATCTTTCCCACGGGCATGGAATACCGCATCCCCTACGACACCACGAAGTTTGTGGAGGCCTCCATCGAGGAGGTCATCCACACCCTGTTCGAGGCCATCCTCCTGGTGCTGGTGGTGGTCTTCGTCTTTTTGCAGAACTGGCGGGCTACGGTCATCCCCATGATCGCCGTGCCCGTGTCGCTGGTGGGCACCTTCGCCTTTTTCAACGTCTTCGGGTTCTCCATCAACACCACCACCCTGTTCGCCCTGGTTTTGGCCATCGGCATCGTGGTGGACGACGCCATCGTGGTGGTGGAGGCCGTGCAGCACAAGATCGACCACGACAAGCTCTCCCCCAAGGAGGCGGCCAAGGCGGCCATGGCCGAGGTGGCCGGGCCCGTGGCCGCCATCTCCATCGTGCTCATGTCCGTGTTTCTGCCCGCGTCGTTCATGGGCGGCACCACGGGGCGGCTGTACCAGCAGTTCGCCCTGACCGTGGCCATCTCCGTGGCCCTTTCGGCCATCAACGCCCTGACGCTCTCCCCGGCGCTGTGCGCGCTCATGCTGCGTCCGGCGGGCACGGGCACGGGCGGTCCCCTGGGCTGGTTTTTCCGGGGATTCAACCGGGTCTTCGATGTGGTCACCCGGGGCTACGGCGGCCTGGTGCGCCGGGCCATCCGCCTGGCCTTTCTGACCCTGGCCGTGCTTGGGGCGGTGTACGCAGGCACGGCGGGCATCCTCAAGGTTCTGCCTACGGGGTTCGTGCCGGACGAGGACATGGGCTATTTCTTCGTCAACGTGGGCCTGCCCGAGGCGGCGTCGCTCGGGCGCAACGACGCGGCCACGGCCAAGGTCGAGGCCGTGCTCATGAACACCCCGGGGGTCGCGGACGTGCTCACTCTGGGGGGCTTTAACGTGCTCATCGGCGGCTATTCCTCCTACACCACCATGATCATCCCCATCCTGACCCCCTGGGAGGAGCGCACCACGCCGGATCTTTCGGTGTCGGCCATCATGGCCCGGCTGCAACGGGAGTTTGCGGCCATCCCCGAGGCCCGCATCAACGTCATCGACGCCCCCACCATCCCGGGCATGGGCACCACCGGCGGCTATACCTTCGAGCTGCAGAGCCGGGGCGGCGGCGATCTGGCCGGGCTCGACGCCGCATCGCGCGGCTTCCGGGAGACGGCCATGCAGGATGCCGCCGTGGGCGGGCTTTTTACGGACTTCAGCATCGGCGTGCCGCAGCTGTTCTTCGATGTGGACCGGGCCAAGGTCAAGACCCAGGGCGTGCCCCTGGAGTCGGTCTTCGAGTCCATGCAGACCTACCTGGGCGGCCTGTACGTCAACGACTTCAACAAGTTCGGCCGCACCTACCGGGTGATGCTCCAGGCCGAGCCGCGGTTCCGGGCCAAGCCCGAGGATATCGGCCGGTTTTTCGTGCGAAACGCCCATGGCGACATGCTGCCCCTGTCCACGCTGGGGTCCGTGTCCGAGATCAAGGGGCCGGAATACATCCGGCGCTACAACCTCTACCGCACGGTGGAGTTCAGCGCGGCCACGGCCCCGGGCCAGAGTTCGGGCCAGTTGATGACGGCCCTTGAAGACGCGGCCGGAAAGCTGCCCCAGGGCTTCGGCTACGAATGGACGGGCATCGCCTTCCAGGAGAAAAAGGCCGGGGCCCAGTCGGCGGTGGTCTTCGGGCTGGCCCTGGTGCTGGTCTTTTTGGTGCTGTCGGCCCAGTACGAGTCCTGGTCCATTCCCTTTGCGGTCATTTTGTCCATCCCCTGCGCCGTGCTCGGGGCCATGGGATTTCAGATGCTGCGCGGCTTCGACAACAACGTCTACGCCCAGATCGGGCTGGTGGTGCTGATCGGCCTTGCCGCCAAAAACGCCATCCTTATCGTGGAGTTCGCCAAAATGCGCCGGGAGCAGGGCCTGGGGCTGGCCGACGCGGCCATCGAGGCCTCCACCCTGCGGCTTCGGCCCATCCTCATGACCTCGTTCGCCTTCATCCTGGGGGTCGTGCCCCTGGCCCTGGCCACCGGGGCGGGCGGCGCGGCCCGAAGCACCATGGGGACGGCGGTCATGGGCGGCATGATCGTGGCTACGGTTTTGGGGCTGGTGATCGTGCCGGTGTTGTATACGACCATCCAGGGCATAAGCGATAGGCTTGGAGGCAAGGGCAAAAAGACGCCGTGA